One genomic segment of Bacteroides caccae includes these proteins:
- a CDS encoding glycoside hydrolase family 43 protein: protein MKRLTQTLAFCLLTAFTAVAQKNYVSEVWVSDLGNGKYKNPVLYADYSDPDACRVGDDFYMTSSSFNCLPGLQILHSKDLVNWTIIGAAIPNALTPIETPERPEHGNRVWAPAIRHHNGEFYIFWGDPDQGAFMVKAKDPKGPWSEPVLVKPGKGIIDTCPFWDEDGKVYMVHAYAGSRAGLKSVITICELNAEATKATTPSRIIFDGHEAHQTCEGPKMYKRNDYYYIFHPAGGVPTGWQVVLRSKNIYGPYEWKTVLAQGNSPVNGPHQGAWVDTPTGEDWFLHFQDVGAYGRIMHLQPMKWVNDWPVIGTDKDGDGCSEPVLTYRKPNVGKTYPICTPQESDEFDGYTLSPQWQWHANINEKWAYYAGDKSHVRLYSYPVVEEYKNLWDVANLLLQKTSSDNFSATMKLTFSPNLKNKGERTGLVVMGRDYAGLILENTDKGLVLSQVECLRADKGKPEEVRASVPLSQNTVYLKVRFSCDGKKIKSSEGGHDLIAMCNFSYSLDGKKFESFGAPFRAREGQWIGAKVGMFCTRPAIVTNDGGWADVDWFRITKK, encoded by the coding sequence ATGAAACGATTGACACAGACTTTAGCTTTCTGCCTGCTTACGGCTTTCACCGCAGTAGCACAGAAAAACTATGTATCCGAAGTATGGGTTTCCGATCTCGGAAACGGCAAATACAAAAATCCGGTACTCTATGCCGATTATTCCGATCCGGACGCTTGCCGTGTAGGAGATGATTTCTATATGACTTCATCCAGTTTCAACTGCCTGCCCGGATTGCAGATTCTGCATTCCAAGGATTTGGTGAACTGGACAATTATCGGCGCTGCCATCCCCAATGCCCTTACTCCTATTGAAACTCCGGAACGACCGGAACACGGTAACCGTGTATGGGCACCGGCCATTCGTCACCACAACGGTGAATTTTATATCTTTTGGGGAGACCCTGACCAGGGGGCTTTCATGGTGAAAGCAAAAGATCCGAAAGGTCCGTGGAGTGAGCCTGTTCTTGTAAAGCCGGGAAAAGGGATTATCGACACTTGCCCGTTTTGGGATGAGGACGGAAAAGTATATATGGTACATGCATACGCAGGAAGTCGTGCCGGACTGAAAAGTGTAATCACAATCTGCGAACTGAATGCAGAGGCAACGAAAGCAACCACTCCTTCCCGTATCATATTTGACGGACACGAGGCACACCAGACTTGCGAAGGTCCCAAAATGTATAAGAGAAATGACTATTACTATATCTTTCATCCGGCAGGCGGCGTACCGACAGGCTGGCAGGTCGTGTTACGTTCCAAAAACATTTACGGTCCTTACGAGTGGAAAACGGTATTGGCACAAGGCAACTCTCCCGTCAACGGGCCTCATCAGGGAGCTTGGGTAGATACCCCTACCGGAGAAGACTGGTTCCTTCATTTCCAGGATGTAGGCGCTTACGGCCGTATCATGCATCTGCAACCGATGAAATGGGTAAACGACTGGCCTGTCATCGGAACAGACAAAGACGGTGACGGTTGCAGTGAGCCTGTTTTGACTTACAGGAAACCGAATGTAGGAAAGACATATCCCATTTGTACTCCACAGGAAAGTGATGAGTTTGACGGTTATACCCTTTCGCCACAATGGCAATGGCACGCTAACATCAACGAAAAATGGGCGTATTATGCGGGAGACAAAAGTCATGTCAGGTTATACTCTTACCCGGTGGTAGAAGAGTATAAAAACCTGTGGGATGTAGCTAACCTCTTGCTACAGAAAACCTCTTCCGATAATTTCAGCGCAACGATGAAGCTGACGTTCAGCCCTAACCTGAAAAACAAGGGTGAACGTACCGGACTTGTCGTTATGGGCAGGGACTATGCCGGACTGATTCTTGAAAATACAGATAAAGGTCTTGTGCTGTCGCAAGTTGAATGCCTAAGAGCGGATAAAGGAAAACCGGAAGAAGTGAGAGCCTCCGTTCCCCTTTCTCAAAATACGGTTTATCTGAAGGTACGTTTCAGTTGTGACGGAAAGAAAATCAAGAGCAGTGAAGGCGGGCACGACCTCATTGCAATGTGTAATTTCAGTTATAGCCTTGACGGGAAAAAGTTTGAATCATTCGGTGCTCCTTTCCGGGCAAGAGAAGGACAATGGATCGGTGCCAAGGTTGGTATGTTCTGTACTCGTCCTGCCATTGTTACTAACGACGGCGGTTGGGCAGATGTGGATTGGTTTCGGATTACAAAGAAATAA
- a CDS encoding DUF4861 domain-containing protein: MKKNILIIAFLLGSVILPTLAQKQEKTITIEVHNNWNQPQTDAPVVISLRELQMGFKVKSAVVMEGSDEIPSQLDDLNRDHKMDELAFVTELPAQSRKTFRITLSSEKSTKTYPERVYADMFITDHRKGKHQRVQAITVPGTSNIYSMVRPHGPVLESELVGYRLYFNEKQTPDIYGKFNKGLEIKESQFYPTDEQLTKGFGDDVLRVFDSCGPGALKGWDGQKAIHVTPVETRTERIISYGPVRVIAEIEVTGWQYQGSELDMTTRYTLYAGHRDLRIEAFFDEPLKKEIFCTGVQDIVGNSKSFSDHQGLVGSWGTDWPVNDTVKYAKETVGLGTCIPQRYVKSEEKDKANFLYTITAPGSNYFRYHTTFTSMKETFGYKTPEAWFAYLRQWKEELAHPVTVKIKDICITK, encoded by the coding sequence TTTCCTTTTAGGGAGCGTCATCCTGCCCACCTTGGCTCAGAAACAGGAAAAGACGATTACGATAGAGGTACATAATAACTGGAACCAACCACAAACGGATGCACCGGTAGTGATCAGCCTACGCGAGCTTCAAATGGGGTTCAAGGTAAAGTCTGCCGTAGTCATGGAAGGAAGCGATGAAATACCTTCCCAACTGGATGACTTGAACAGGGACCACAAAATGGATGAATTGGCATTCGTTACCGAACTCCCTGCCCAGAGCAGAAAAACATTCCGGATTACTCTTTCTTCGGAAAAGAGCACGAAGACTTATCCTGAACGGGTTTATGCTGATATGTTTATCACAGACCACCGCAAAGGGAAACATCAACGGGTACAGGCTATTACCGTTCCCGGTACCAGCAATATATATAGTATGGTACGTCCTCACGGTCCGGTGTTGGAATCGGAGTTAGTAGGCTATCGTCTTTATTTCAATGAAAAGCAGACGCCGGATATATATGGCAAATTCAACAAAGGACTGGAAATCAAGGAATCACAATTCTATCCTACGGATGAACAGCTAACCAAAGGATTCGGGGATGATGTGCTGCGGGTATTTGACAGCTGCGGTCCGGGTGCCTTGAAAGGTTGGGATGGACAGAAAGCAATACACGTCACTCCGGTGGAGACCCGCACGGAACGTATCATCTCCTATGGACCGGTACGTGTCATTGCAGAAATCGAAGTGACCGGCTGGCAATATCAAGGCTCGGAACTGGATATGACGACACGGTATACCCTCTATGCCGGACACCGAGATCTCCGTATCGAGGCTTTCTTTGACGAACCGCTCAAAAAAGAGATATTCTGCACAGGAGTTCAGGATATTGTAGGTAATTCCAAATCTTTCTCCGACCATCAAGGTCTTGTAGGAAGCTGGGGTACGGACTGGCCCGTAAACGATACAGTGAAATATGCCAAAGAAACAGTAGGACTCGGCACCTGCATTCCTCAACGTTATGTGAAATCGGAGGAGAAAGATAAAGCGAACTTCCTTTATACAATTACTGCTCCGGGAAGTAACTACTTCCGGTATCACACCACGTTCACTTCCATGAAAGAAACTTTCGGATATAAAACCCCGGAAGCGTGGTTTGCTTATCTCCGCCAATGGAAAGAAGAACTGGCACATCCCGTCACTGTGAAAATTAAGGATATCTGTATAACTAAATAG